ctagtcattggctagtggcagggggagtagccaatccctttccgggTTACAGAGGCTCCATGTGACAAAGGTTACGCGGCTCTGTGTAACAGAGGTTACGCAACTTGTTCATTAGGTGGCCACAAGTTaaagagtcgggatcctctgttatcaggataacagagaattcctgttaccctaatggtttggcgtccgaagctgttttttattatttttatttttttagtgagtagtgacgtggaccaatgagaattagggtatcaggaattctctgttgacctgataacagaggatccggactccaaGTTAAAAACTTACGGGAAGCAGACCTAATCAACGGTTGCGCCCTTACGATGAGTAGATCGTCCCTGTTATCGGAAACGGATTGTCTACTCCACCTGCCACTAGCCGGTGGTTGATTGtcggtgctcggtgggccccaccatgatgtatgtgtctcatccatgccgttcatccatttttacagatcatttactagtatatccaaaaaaatgaaaaggataggaatctcaggtggaccacacgacatgaAAACAaaagcgattggatatccaccattaagatcctcctcaggcccactgtactgtttatttgacttccaatctattgattatgcCATTCagacctagattaagggaaaaaggtgggtaggtaaattcctaccgttgaaacctccttagatagtgatgtttaaatgccatctacATTGTTCATAACCTCGttactattgggatgaactggaaacacaaatattaaccttATTCAAAAATTATGTTGCCCAATGGATATTTCAACATGTTCAATCCTCGTGCTTTTGGCTCACTTGTGTATTGGATCCGGCTCTGTTTTTGCCTAATGTCCTAAGATGAGTttataaaacagatggactgggTAGATTTCTTaccaatatcatggtgggccctacttaggttaCCAGCGAAGATCCGCATCAATGCTGAAGCtgatatagctgctgtattgatgttagcaaaTTTCATGGgtccgatcatgaggtatgtgttatatccaaaccgtccatccatttggcgaaccCATCTTAAAGCTTGTGACGAAAAATAAGACCCATATAACTATCAATTAGACGACACTTCGAAAAGTAGTAggagattgaacctctaccattgaaacccttttcgggttacagaagttttggattaatataaaatttgtttttattcttcattgacgtctttgtgaccttatgaagagattggatggaaaataaacgttatggtgagccctatagtgaaaatcattatctcggctgctatttgtggtgtgatccaaatgatctttagatatgattcattttttggattatgctctaaaatgatctctaaaattagatgacagtgtagatataacaaatacatcactgtaccgGTTATTtagctttgatctcttttgaactgttGGTACAAATCAGAGCTCGAGCAGCGTCAcagcatcagtgctcgtctttcgcatgacacgtacctacagcagctatatggctgtgtgtggtacaccagccaatccgcatcccATCCGTGCTAAGTCTGCTATTATtcactgcgaaagcctttcggaaGAACTTCCCAAAGTTAGGGGAGAGGTAAGTTAGGTGAGACATACCATGATGTTCACGTGAAATCCAtcacgtccatcagttttgaaagatcattttaagtaatGGTTCCAAAAATGATCTAAATCGAAAACTCAAGTATCCGTACATCAGGTAAAAGTGTGTAtgtaaattcctactgttgaaaccttcttgggtccATCGTattgtttatataccatccataccattcattaaGTAATTACCccttaggatgaactgaaaacataaaaattatcctgattcaaatcTTATGTGGCCCCACGTGTGTTTTAACAGTGTACATTAAATCATTTGTTGTGTGGCttatatgagatttggatttctttCCCTTCTGgaccatgtcctaacatgatgtTGCAAAACTTATAAACGTAGTAGagttctcataaacatcacggtgggccccacataacttgttcAACACGGTCACCTTTCATGAACTTGTACATGATATACATCGCGGGGAGTTTACGCatctggcaggaaatccgcgtccagtaaTCGGAAACGGAtttcccctgacaccagccaatggctgatggtcggtgctatgtgggctccaccatgatgtatgtgtttcatccatgccgtccatatatttttacagatcattttatgatatgagaccaaaaatgaagtatatcccaatctcaagtggaccacattgaagaAACAgggttgaatgagcgttgaccattaaaaacatgttgagggctataaaagttttgtatcaagctaatttttgttttttcccttcatcttagcctgtatgacctaaccaacataatggatgtcaaataaacagtacagtaggccttgggaggattttaacagtggatatctaatcgctattgttttcacgtggtgtcgtccacctgagacttatatccctctcgtttttggtaaaagccttaaaatgatctttaaaaatggatgaatggaatgggtgaaacacatacatcatggtggggtccacatagcaccgaccatcagccacggggctggtgtcaggggcgcagccgagtagccaatccgtttccccattaATCTTCGGACAAAAATAGCATGTGCGctgcggaagcggattgtgtcctgCCCCCCGTGGGGTCCACTCAGATGGACgtggattttatccacgccgtccattcatttttctaagaTCGTTTTAGGCTACGTCCTCAAAAATGAGGCGAACCTAAGGATCAACTGGAAcacacagtggagattgaattcccaccattaaaacttctcggGAGCTACGTAAGTTTTTGGAATcagctgatatttatgctttcccttcatacaggtctacATGAACTTAATAActggttggttggaaaataaacatcacggtcgcccctagaaaggtttcaatgtcATTATCATCTCTGCTTACTATGGTACGTtgcacttgggctttggatctacctcattctagCTCTCATTCCctgaaataatctgaaaaaaaataatagacggcgtggataaaactcatacatcacgttAGGCCCACAGAGCTATTGACTGGACAGGTTAACGTCCAGCGAGgccaggacgcaatccacttccgtgcGATGCAATAAGGCGACGCATGCTGGATATCATGAGTCGCGACTAACTCCATTTCCAAGGAGCTGCAAAGTCAGGCAATATTAATTGGTTACCGCATTGAAAacagatgattctaaccatcacCCCTCTcgtttctaaaattttaaaaccgCATCCCTCTAATTCCAATTATTGCAAATACCCCCATCGTAATGTGTTGATTGCCATTTCCTCACATGGATTAGCAAcatcgttaaaaaaaaaaaaaaaaactgattgaaGACACATAGacctaattttattattattattaattaatgcatgcacacacatacccacacactcacgcctttgtagaatttcaccacctatgggtactcaaacccttgacttgGTATTAACacctcctgagagtctaccacccaaccaagagtaaggacccatatgTTAAAGGCAAACTACTTGAATATGTTTGGGTCTACCATAGTACATCTACCATAGTACATGTATATCATTTAACTTATTCAACACGGTCACCTTTCATGAGAAAACTAAAAAATGGGGCTTGATGCAACCATCAGCTAGCCCACCACCAGGAGGTTTTTGGGTAGGAGTGTCCACCATATTATTGGAtttatcttctttatttatttatttatttattgattgaTTGTCAACGAGGGAAATTATCTACCAATTGCGGACAAAAAAATTTCCTAATATAAGAGCATTTTTTGTTTCTAATAAAGGTTATGGAAGAGGTGATGTAAATCCACCCAAACCCATACGCGTTCCACAAATCCAAGGAAAATTAcacaaaataattcaaattaagcaAAATGAAATTGAATTAAATCAACCAACATTCACTTTGAATGTGTTTGTGTGTGCATTTATCATTTCATTCTTCTCAAATCAGCATCCATTCCAAAAGGTCTTAATATCCCTAATATCCCTAATTACATTGAATCTCCATGCTTCTAATCATGACCTACATTCATCCAGAACCTGTATCCTTGCCGCTGGTTCCATCGCCCTGATTAAGTGGGCCAGATGCTACACTCTAGCAAAGGAATTTCGGTCTCAAATAGCTAGTGGACCCTTTTTCTAGGGTGGCCTCTTCCCATCAATAAGGAAGGTATTTGTAATAAACCAAACGCGAGAGCAGGTGTTTGCAATTACACCCATTGAAAGAACTCATCTCAAGCATAGTAAATGCCAGCGTCGGAAACCGTAGAGAAAATCACGAAAAAACGCAACTCCTCTTTAAAACTCATTTAAAACATTGTCACAGCACTTACACAATTACAGCATTCAAATCCCAACGAACATATTTCTCTCCCCAATTCGACACCCCACGTGCGATCACACCACCTCACGTGACCTCCCCACGTGCCGCACCTACAAGTCACGTGACCGCCTCCGGACCAACCTTCGCCGTGGCTCCGGCGGGAACACCCCGTTCCAGATCTCGGTGAAAGCCCGGACGATGATCTCGTGATTAGCCGGCGGATTCAACGACAGGAAGCACTCGAGAAGCCGGCAGAGATCTTCCTTGGAGTAGATCTCCTTTTCAATGATCATCTGCAGGATGGAATGCTGGAAATCGAGGTATGGATCGTTGGAATCTTTGACCACTGCCACGCTCTCACCGATCCTCCCGAAACTCCTCACTGGGTTCGAATTGCTATTCGTTGGTGTGTAGACGTTGTCGGAGTACGATAGTGAGGAAGTGCCATCTTCGCCGACTGGAGAGAAGATGGTCGTCGATGAATTTCCACTGTAGGCTGAATTCCCACGGCCTCCCTCCCAAGAGCTCGAAGAAGAGCAGTGATAGACGTCGGCTTTCCAATAATTCGAGGTTGGCTTGTATTTTGGTCTTGGGACGTATACGTCGGAGAGTTTCGGCCTCCGGCAACCGCAGCTGATATCGACTAAGAAATTAGGTTTTGGACGGAGCTTTCTCCTTACAGAAGACATTGCTTAgggcagagagagaaagagagagagagagagagagggagggagagagaattTATATTTTGGTGATGGTTggagtcttttttttttattttttttttcagttaaaAGTTTCCTCTCTTGATAAGGAAGTTTTAAAGGGGGATTTTGACCGATGGTGAGGCTCTTAATACTGCATGTGATCCAAGGGATTGCAGATAAGCTTCTGTTTTAGCTTTTGaggaaaagctttgatactctgggagagtgtgatggatgatacgcagctaCTTGAAAATTGCTCAGAAATTGCGTACGTGGCATTCAATCAAGTCAAATTAAAATTCGACTTTGTGTATTAGTTTTAGGCAGATTCCGTGTAGTTGTAAACATGTGGCGCACACGGATCAAATTCAAGCCTCCTCCATATCGTTCTTTTGTTGGTGATTGAGTCATGGTCCTAAAATGGAAGTATCTAGACACCTCTAAGCCTTTAATTGGTTGACTATCAGTGAAGATAAGGGCACGTTTGgatgccaccaaataagttaattTTTCTACTAACAGCAGTGGATAAGTGACTTGTTTTGGAccagtaagtttggtttataattagttataagtaactctttttacttaaaagtatatAATTACTTCAGTTAAACTTTttagcttttttactttttttattaGTTGCTAAAGAGAGGCATAAGGAAAGACGAAAGATAGGAGAAGCTAATAAGTATGTTGCTtacaaacatacttatcttcgactaaatagaaactaagataagctatttgTGAAATAAGTGTAAATGTTATCTTATGTAGTTCATgggattgttaaattttgtagtaccaaaacctcttggactatgtatcttgtgtagctgttACTAAAGATCAATTTCATGTCATCTttacctacattcaagtacaagtgcaagaagttcaaattcaagttgaagaatttcaagtacaagatcaagagactcaagaacaacatcaaaaagttcaagtactagatcaagtcttcaagcttcaactatatcaagagaatgatatgtgaagattccatctcacaaataaggtttgtttgaccttaggttgaccttaggatatgtcatacaatttgcatttatatcataggtcatttgataattttataggtcatttttcaactagtcctagtcatggttcgaccagtccaggtactggctcgaccagtctaagaattttcttgacTAGTaaaaggtttgttgtgaatttttgaaatttctgtTGGACACTCGACTAGTCCTTGAAACTGCTCGACCAAGCGAGTGAATAGTGATCGATCGGTCGtgaaggctcgactcaaagtgcAGCAATATTTCTAGatctcactcgaccagtcgagtagcgatcttTTCTTATTGCGCCAAaatttttgaaatgttgttgatccttcgaccagtcgaaccaaccACTAGACCAGTAGAAGCGAATAGtattttttgcctataaattgaggacgattttcagagtttttcaattcattctaagatattcaagtcacaactctgagaaaactTGTCCCCATATTCAAGAAGCTAAttagttagtatttaagattcttttaatagtttttttgcacttgattttgtgatctctattcaattctatttcttttgaaaggggaatattgattttaccatttctgagatcaaaatcaaatcaagctagcccaggttaatttaatttaaaaatcatttagatctaagaaccctttcatatatgagtttggacattgaacatttacattgaattggttctactgggcttcatcagaagaagaatcctCGGATAAGTACAtctcaattttctgtatttggtttgtaagattgcgaaaaaatctttcattttttgttttgactgagatagctagaaaatcttagtgagtggggtttttaattgtggtagccctttgaaaacacaattgtgaaggttttgggtgaaccttagaaaacctatttcatagtgaaaaccAATATCCCGTGGGTAAGGATATtgtgagtggagtagttgtgtggctgttttctaatagttgggtgtacacataagcaaaccactataattctggagttgtggtgaatgtttatttttatgcatttgtggtaaatgattgtaatttattttttacacatgtagtgaatgttgtaatagcagtagatatttatttctgttttattttttattcctatGTATTGGTTTGATACACAgatcgttctagaaatcaggttgtcctgccataagccattGGCTTTTGGTGTAAGTtgttcttagaacaacatctgtatcaacttctcaatacttgtgcatttgaggttgctatttatttctgttaTTTGAGATTGATAAGTGTTATTTTGTTTTAGTTCTGTcttaattccgcatttaaattttaatttggcatagtcctattcaccattccccccccccccccccaggactttTTGCTCGGCCCTTTTCAATAAGCAACTTACAATCTAAACGCCCCTAAAAGACAACCAACCATAACTCTTATTAAGGGCTAGTTTGAATACCCATTTGAATAACACCCAATAAGTAATTTTTAAAACTTATGTAAGTTAATAAATTACATTTTTAAATTTAGTTTGATAAAGTTACTTATTCTCACGAAATTTAGAGGGCATTTGAATGATAAGTTACTTTATATAAGCTATTTATGTC
This region of Magnolia sinica isolate HGM2019 chromosome 1, MsV1, whole genome shotgun sequence genomic DNA includes:
- the LOC131252037 gene encoding transcription repressor OFP6-like, with product MSSVRRKLRPKPNFLVDISCGCRRPKLSDVYVPRPKYKPTSNYWKADVYHCSSSSSWEGGRGNSAYSGNSSTTIFSPVGEDGTSSLSYSDNVYTPTNSNSNPVRSFGRIGESVAVVKDSNDPYLDFQHSILQMIIEKEIYSKEDLCRLLECFLSLNPPANHEIIVRAFTEIWNGVFPPEPRRRLVRRRSRDL